Proteins from one Mesotoga infera genomic window:
- a CDS encoding FmdB family zinc ribbon protein yields the protein MPLYRFVCNKCGREESLLLKMSAPVPACSSCGGTLVKQITNISSYGCSGGSESCGSCSGGSCSSCGH from the coding sequence TTGCCGTTGTACAGATTCGTCTGTAATAAATGTGGAAGAGAGGAAAGTCTCTTGCTGAAAATGAGCGCGCCGGTTCCTGCGTGTAGCAGTTGTGGTGGGACGCTGGTGAAACAGATAACCAATATATCCAGCTACGGCTGTTCCGGCGGATCGGAGAGCTGTGGCTCCTGCTCTGGCGGGAGCTGTTCCAGCTGCGGCCATTGA
- a CDS encoding TldD/PmbA family protein, with product MEWKKFKDTVFALAKKKGFDEAEIYYSSGSEFQLSSLRGEIDSYNDATSLGVYFRGLKSGKIGASFAEELTDETASMLVDEAFENYSIASGNDVYFLHDGSGEYPQFEGFSGAFSAQPVVEKIERVIALERSALEYDKRIIMVPTCRLGDSRSEVFIVNTLGLDRHYSSDGGVAVVVALAGEGDSKKTGFTFKIAREPGDIDVSALGKEASKRAIDQLGAGRVKSGKYRVLFRNDMFGQLFATFTSMYSAENVQKGLSIIAGKEGTKIASELLTVYDDPLLPISPNSRPFDDEGVPTVKKTLVENGVLKTFLYDLKTAAKAGTKSTGNAIKSSYRAKPSISMINTVIQPGEKSFNTLVSEMDEGIVVTELTGLHSGANPISGEFSLGASGFYVKNGSIVNPVEQFTISSSILKVYNSIVAIGSDAMPSIFRVSSPSVVVSEMDVASE from the coding sequence ATGGAGTGGAAGAAATTCAAGGATACGGTATTTGCGCTGGCCAAAAAGAAGGGTTTCGACGAGGCCGAAATCTACTACTCCAGTGGAAGCGAATTCCAGCTCAGCTCTCTGAGAGGCGAGATAGACAGCTATAACGACGCCACCTCTCTGGGAGTCTATTTCAGGGGTCTGAAGTCCGGGAAGATCGGCGCGTCCTTCGCCGAGGAACTGACCGATGAGACCGCCTCCATGTTGGTGGACGAGGCCTTCGAGAATTACTCGATAGCGAGCGGCAACGACGTTTACTTTCTCCACGACGGTTCCGGAGAGTATCCGCAGTTTGAAGGCTTCAGCGGCGCCTTTTCCGCGCAGCCGGTCGTTGAGAAGATAGAAAGGGTGATCGCGCTGGAGCGAAGCGCTCTCGAGTACGACAAAAGGATTATCATGGTGCCCACGTGCCGGCTGGGAGACAGCCGGTCGGAGGTTTTTATCGTCAATACGCTGGGGCTAGACAGGCATTACTCGTCCGATGGCGGGGTCGCTGTCGTCGTTGCTCTCGCCGGCGAGGGTGATTCGAAAAAAACCGGCTTCACCTTCAAAATCGCCAGAGAGCCTGGAGATATAGATGTTTCGGCGCTGGGCAAAGAGGCCTCGAAAAGGGCGATAGACCAGCTCGGAGCCGGGAGGGTCAAAAGTGGCAAATACAGGGTGCTTTTCAGGAACGATATGTTCGGCCAGCTCTTCGCGACTTTCACGAGCATGTATTCGGCCGAGAACGTTCAAAAAGGACTCTCCATAATAGCCGGCAAAGAGGGGACGAAGATCGCTTCGGAACTGCTCACCGTTTACGACGATCCTCTCCTGCCGATCAGTCCGAACAGCCGGCCTTTCGACGACGAAGGCGTGCCGACGGTGAAGAAGACGCTGGTTGAGAATGGCGTTCTGAAGACCTTCCTTTACGATCTTAAGACGGCTGCCAAAGCCGGAACCAAATCCACAGGCAACGCTATCAAGTCGAGCTATAGGGCGAAACCCTCGATCTCCATGATAAATACCGTCATTCAACCCGGGGAAAAGAGTTTCAACACACTGGTCAGTGAAATGGACGAAGGAATAGTGGTGACCGAGCTCACGGGCCTCCATTCGGGAGCCAACCCCATATCCGGTGAGTTCTCGTTAGGTGCGAGCGGCTTTTACGTGAAGAACGGCTCGATCGTCAATCCCGTCGAGCAGTTCACTATTTCCTCCAGCATTTTGAAGGTCTATAATAGTATCGTAGCCATCGGAAGCGATGCGATGCCCTCTATCTTCAGGGTGAGTTCTCCCTCCGTTGTGGTATCGGAGATGGATGTCGCTTCCGAATAG
- a CDS encoding TldD/PmbA family protein, producing MLSDEAYSKIINRILSGGADFAEVFVEERYTNNISMIQGEIEDSSSGKLLGAGLRAFKGTRSIYAYTNDVSFEGLMDVAGRLKSVVGQEIERDLVLDFRAGEYKDICPVLFAPQIISKKDKAAVMRLAHEGASGFSDRISQVVVNYFDYSQNVWIYNSEGVKASDSRVRTRLMVSAVASVNGDKEVGFYGPGAAQGFELFNRIDPRAAGERAARIADRMIRAEYAPAGKMPVIISNEFGGVIFHEACGHALEATSVAKGASVFAGKLGEKIACECVSAVDDPTIPNAWGSANVDDEGTPTRRNLLIEKGVLRSYMIDRLGGLKMKMGPTGSSRRQNYTFAPTSRMSNTFILPGDHYPEEIIAATDYGLYAKSMGGGSVMPATGEFNFAVNEGYLIEKGRITKPVRGATLIGKGNEVLMKIDMVGNDLARGQGMCGSISGSIPADVGQPTLRVSELIVGGRS from the coding sequence ATGCTTTCAGACGAAGCCTATTCGAAGATAATAAACCGTATTCTCTCTGGCGGAGCCGATTTCGCCGAGGTGTTCGTAGAGGAGAGATACACTAACAACATCAGTATGATTCAGGGAGAGATCGAGGACAGCAGCTCGGGAAAGCTTCTCGGAGCTGGATTGAGGGCTTTCAAAGGTACCAGGAGCATTTATGCCTACACCAACGACGTGAGTTTCGAGGGACTAATGGATGTGGCCGGCAGGTTGAAGTCGGTGGTGGGACAGGAGATAGAAAGGGATCTGGTTCTCGATTTCAGGGCCGGCGAATACAAAGACATCTGCCCGGTTCTCTTCGCTCCGCAGATCATCTCCAAGAAAGACAAGGCAGCGGTTATGCGACTGGCGCACGAGGGGGCGTCGGGTTTTTCTGACAGAATATCTCAAGTCGTCGTGAATTACTTCGATTACTCCCAGAACGTCTGGATATACAATTCCGAAGGCGTCAAGGCCAGCGACAGCCGTGTAAGAACGAGGCTCATGGTTTCTGCCGTGGCAAGCGTGAACGGGGATAAGGAAGTCGGTTTCTACGGTCCGGGTGCGGCGCAGGGTTTCGAGCTTTTCAACAGGATAGATCCCCGTGCGGCCGGAGAGAGGGCGGCGCGAATAGCCGATCGTATGATCCGGGCAGAATACGCTCCGGCAGGCAAGATGCCTGTGATAATCTCCAATGAGTTCGGTGGCGTTATTTTCCACGAAGCCTGTGGCCACGCACTGGAAGCCACCAGCGTCGCCAAGGGAGCCTCCGTATTCGCGGGGAAACTCGGAGAGAAGATAGCGTGTGAATGCGTCTCGGCCGTCGATGACCCGACGATTCCCAACGCCTGGGGTTCGGCCAATGTTGATGACGAGGGAACGCCCACCAGGAGAAACCTCCTGATCGAGAAGGGCGTTCTCAGGAGTTACATGATCGATAGGCTGGGCGGCCTGAAGATGAAAATGGGACCCACTGGAAGCTCTCGAAGGCAGAACTACACTTTCGCTCCGACTTCAAGGATGAGCAACACTTTCATATTGCCGGGCGACCATTACCCGGAGGAGATAATCGCCGCAACGGATTACGGACTATACGCCAAATCCATGGGCGGCGGTTCGGTGATGCCGGCAACGGGCGAGTTCAACTTCGCTGTGAACGAAGGTTACCTGATCGAGAAGGGCAGGATAACCAAACCCGTTCGCGGCGCTACTCTTATCGGAAAGGGTAACGAGGTGCTCATGAAGATCGATATGGTGGGAAACGATCTGGCCAGGGGTCAGGGGATGTGCGGCTCGATCTCGGGCTCTATTCCGGCCGATGTCGGGCAGCCGACGCTAAGGGTATCTGAATTGATCGTTGGGGGGCGAAGCTGA
- a CDS encoding flavin reductase family protein, which translates to MTEFKFPEHSSELLKSLKEGRVLLGVTDGVERNLMTVAWGFIGYTWNRPVFIAMVRPSRYTHNFFRRSDVFSVNFMSEQWKDALTFCGTHSGRYFDKFKETGLTPSEGLTTSVMFVREADAVLECRIVSREAITPLALNESIASTFYGDNSYHSLVMGEITDSYLLP; encoded by the coding sequence ATGACGGAGTTCAAATTTCCAGAACACTCTTCAGAGCTTCTGAAGTCTTTGAAAGAGGGTAGAGTTCTGCTTGGAGTTACCGATGGAGTGGAACGAAACCTGATGACAGTCGCCTGGGGCTTTATAGGTTACACCTGGAATCGACCGGTCTTCATAGCCATGGTGAGGCCAAGCAGATACACACACAATTTTTTCAGAAGGAGCGACGTTTTTTCGGTCAATTTCATGTCCGAACAGTGGAAGGATGCGCTCACCTTCTGCGGAACCCATAGTGGTAGATATTTCGATAAGTTCAAAGAGACCGGGCTTACACCCTCTGAAGGCCTTACAACTTCTGTTATGTTCGTGAGGGAGGCCGACGCGGTTCTAGAATGCAGGATCGTCTCTCGAGAGGCGATAACTCCGCTGGCACTGAACGAAAGCATCGCGAGCACCTTCTATGGGGACAACTCTTACCATTCTCTCGTTATGGGAGAGATAACTGATTCATACCTTCTTCCTTGA
- a CDS encoding dipeptidase — translation MKRVLISIILVLSFFYTGLIACTDILVGKLATTDGSVICSQTVDGTYDSRIQIVPAADHEPGSMTPVWEWIVYADRRPLVQLGEIPQVEHTYQYFLHSYPFGNEKGLLMGETTQGGARATANSPDAIMTIEQLQAFALQRCTTAREAILLMGALAEEYGYRESCNLGECITIADGKEAWMFEIYGVGPLWKPGDGPGAVWAAQRVPDDHISCNVNYSMIGEIDPVTKRPPNVPESDFYICDNYLDTAVELGLYDPASGEPFVWKYVYGNVKGKWSSRLWRIFSTLNPSGNWPYEKTDDYPFSVKPDEKVSVFDIIELYRDVMTGTPGDMEANEAWLYKNSKGELVKSELATPQPGREFRNLLGITNVRNIAVQSTSSFFINQTRDWLPPEIGAISWFGLGNSRKAVVVPLFCAVKSVPKSWTIVNRSDTKIDRNAAFWAFYTVDRLSGVRYQDMMPRVDKVRIPLQEKIYKLQPAVEATALSLYETDRELAIEYLTSYVSSVMLEVEKAYWDLADSLILRLP, via the coding sequence TATTCTCGTTGGAAAGCTGGCAACGACCGATGGATCTGTTATATGTTCTCAAACTGTTGATGGAACTTACGATTCAAGAATTCAGATAGTTCCAGCAGCCGATCATGAGCCGGGCAGCATGACTCCAGTATGGGAATGGATAGTTTATGCCGATAGAAGGCCGCTCGTACAGTTAGGCGAAATCCCACAGGTCGAACACACCTACCAGTATTTCCTTCACTCCTATCCATTTGGAAATGAGAAAGGACTTCTAATGGGGGAAACAACTCAAGGTGGAGCCAGAGCAACAGCCAACAGTCCGGATGCAATCATGACGATCGAGCAGCTTCAGGCCTTCGCACTTCAGAGATGCACAACGGCCAGAGAAGCAATACTTCTCATGGGCGCGCTCGCAGAAGAATACGGTTACAGAGAATCATGCAACCTAGGTGAGTGCATAACAATAGCCGATGGCAAAGAAGCCTGGATGTTCGAGATTTATGGTGTTGGTCCTCTCTGGAAACCGGGCGACGGCCCCGGTGCAGTATGGGCTGCCCAGCGTGTTCCCGACGATCACATCTCCTGTAATGTAAACTACAGCATGATCGGCGAAATTGATCCTGTAACCAAGAGACCACCCAACGTTCCTGAAAGTGATTTCTATATTTGCGATAACTATCTCGATACAGCCGTTGAACTCGGTCTATACGATCCCGCATCGGGCGAACCATTTGTATGGAAATATGTCTATGGAAATGTTAAAGGCAAGTGGAGTTCGAGACTGTGGAGAATTTTCAGCACTCTGAATCCATCTGGTAACTGGCCATACGAGAAGACCGATGATTATCCGTTCTCTGTAAAGCCAGACGAAAAAGTTTCAGTGTTCGATATAATCGAGCTTTACCGTGATGTAATGACCGGTACCCCCGGTGACATGGAAGCCAATGAAGCCTGGCTTTACAAGAACTCAAAGGGAGAGTTGGTCAAGAGCGAACTGGCAACACCTCAGCCGGGCAGGGAATTCAGGAATCTTCTCGGTATAACCAACGTCAGGAACATCGCAGTCCAGAGCACTAGCTCCTTCTTCATCAACCAGACAAGAGACTGGCTGCCACCTGAAATTGGCGCAATCTCCTGGTTCGGACTCGGCAACTCCAGAAAGGCCGTTGTAGTTCCTCTGTTCTGCGCTGTAAAGAGTGTTCCAAAATCTTGGACAATAGTTAACAGAAGCGATACGAAGATCGACAGAAACGCTGCTTTCTGGGCGTTCTACACTGTCGATAGGCTCTCCGGCGTGAGATATCAAGATATGATGCCGAGGGTCGATAAAGTCAGGATTCCGTTACAGGAAAAGATTTACAAATTGCAGCCCGCGGTGGAAGCGACTGCGCTTTCTCTTTATGAGACAGACCGCGAGCTTGCCATTGAATACCTCACCAGTTATGTGTCGTCCGTCATGCTTGAGGTCGAAAAGGCATACTGGGACCTCGCAGATTCACTGATACTTAGATTACCGTAA
- the glnA gene encoding type I glutamate--ammonia ligase, producing the protein MTVEKLIQEVKSGEIKFVRLQITDINGMLKNVEVPSKMLPQILEKGAMFDGSSIDGFVRIEESDMYLKPDVNTYATLPWDGNQGKTIRLICDVFKPDGSPFEGDPRYVLKKVIERASKLGYEAFAGPEPEFFIIKREKDCVGSNGRFLDMGSYFDLLPVDGGEEVRKKIVLSLQEMGFEVEAAHHEVAPSQHEIDFRYTDILKTADNIQTFKWVVKTISIVNGLHATFMPKPFEGVAGSGMHVHLSLFSKGKNAFHDPENEHGLSEVALNFIGGIIAHAKEITAITNPTINSYKRLLPGFEAPVNISWALGNRSAMIRIPSAREEATRLEFRSPDPTCNPYLALALTLAAGLDGIENHITPPNPVDENIFDMKGSRKKQLMIDNLPQNLWQALEYTRASEFVKDVLGQHILSTFIRAKESDWNEFGAAVTNWEVKKYMDLY; encoded by the coding sequence ATGACTGTTGAGAAATTGATTCAGGAGGTAAAATCGGGAGAAATCAAATTCGTAAGGCTTCAGATAACCGATATAAACGGTATGCTGAAGAATGTGGAAGTCCCATCGAAAATGCTCCCGCAGATTCTGGAAAAGGGCGCGATGTTCGACGGCTCATCGATTGACGGATTCGTCCGGATCGAAGAGTCGGACATGTACCTCAAACCCGACGTAAACACTTACGCAACGCTGCCCTGGGACGGAAACCAGGGAAAGACCATAAGATTGATCTGCGACGTCTTCAAGCCCGACGGGTCGCCCTTCGAAGGCGATCCCAGGTACGTTCTCAAAAAGGTAATCGAAAGGGCTTCGAAACTCGGCTATGAGGCCTTCGCCGGTCCCGAGCCCGAGTTTTTCATCATCAAAAGAGAAAAAGATTGTGTCGGATCCAACGGCAGATTTCTGGACATGGGGAGTTACTTCGATCTCCTTCCGGTCGATGGCGGAGAGGAAGTGAGGAAAAAGATAGTTCTCTCCCTGCAGGAGATGGGCTTCGAAGTCGAGGCCGCCCACCACGAAGTGGCGCCCTCCCAGCACGAGATCGATTTCAGATACACCGATATACTGAAGACGGCCGACAACATACAGACTTTCAAATGGGTAGTGAAGACGATATCAATAGTCAACGGCCTGCACGCGACCTTCATGCCCAAACCCTTTGAGGGTGTAGCCGGCTCGGGGATGCACGTTCACCTCAGCCTTTTCTCGAAAGGAAAAAACGCCTTCCACGACCCCGAAAACGAACACGGGTTGAGCGAGGTGGCCCTGAACTTCATCGGTGGAATAATAGCACACGCAAAAGAGATCACCGCGATCACCAACCCGACAATCAACAGCTATAAGCGACTTCTCCCAGGCTTTGAGGCGCCCGTAAACATATCCTGGGCCCTCGGAAACAGGAGCGCGATGATCAGAATACCCAGCGCCAGAGAAGAGGCCACAAGGCTAGAGTTCAGGAGCCCCGACCCAACCTGCAACCCCTATCTGGCCCTGGCGTTGACTCTGGCGGCCGGTCTGGACGGAATAGAGAACCATATCACACCTCCCAACCCGGTCGATGAAAACATATTCGACATGAAAGGCTCCAGAAAGAAACAGCTCATGATAGACAACCTTCCCCAGAACCTCTGGCAAGCTCTCGAATACACAAGAGCCAGCGAATTCGTGAAAGATGTTCTCGGCCAGCACATCTTGAGCACCTTCATAAGGGCCAAAGAGAGCGACTGGAACGAATTCGGCGCTGCCGTAACCAACTGGGAAGTGAAAAAATACATGGACCTTTACTGA
- a CDS encoding peroxiredoxin: protein MLLKGERAVDFSLYGTDLKTYRLSSFLGKKIVLVFYPGAFTSVCQKELCTFRDSLANFERLDAQVIGISVDGPFANRAFKDQNSISFPLLSDLGGEISRKYGGVHEDFAGVRGLLVSKRAVFIIDREGNIVYSWVSDDPKVEPNYNEISDRLEKI, encoded by the coding sequence ATGTTACTCAAGGGCGAAAGAGCCGTTGATTTTTCACTCTACGGTACTGATTTGAAGACTTACAGACTCAGCTCTTTCCTTGGCAAAAAAATAGTGCTGGTATTTTACCCAGGTGCCTTCACGAGTGTCTGTCAGAAAGAGCTTTGCACGTTCAGGGACTCTCTGGCGAACTTCGAGAGGCTTGATGCGCAGGTGATCGGCATAAGTGTCGATGGTCCCTTTGCCAACAGAGCTTTCAAAGACCAGAACTCGATTTCCTTCCCCCTTCTTTCCGACCTCGGCGGAGAGATCTCCAGAAAATATGGCGGCGTTCACGAAGATTTCGCCGGTGTAAGGGGACTGTTAGTCTCCAAGAGGGCCGTTTTCATAATCGACAGGGAAGGCAATATAGTGTATTCGTGGGTTTCTGACGATCCGAAGGTAGAACCCAATTACAACGAGATAAGCGACAGGCTGGAAAAGATTTAA
- a CDS encoding phosphoribosylaminoimidazolecarboxamide formyltransferase has translation MNIKRAFISVYDKTDIEKLGRYLAKNGVEIVATDHTAEYLDSFGIKVSKVGDYTGFPPIFDGRLKSLHPKVIGGVLAIQDSKIHQREMESNGILPFDMVVVNLKPFDLAVEESPEESNLTKEIDVSGPALLMAAAKNHRDVVAISDHGDYDEIIESLEFCGDVLLLKRRRYALKAIYSVMLYVSSIHKALSQIFASEKYDYTIMEYIMPLLYGDNPSQKANLLKLSIEPGLLDEVQIGNPSVGLKKSQLRNINVFMELYYYTDNISVFLDKGKITKVSSAMVPGELDFGGPDTMFASTYAISDELMIALRERGVEAFGGVFDRDAIRTARKNDVMILTIPEREAVSLSKEAYSGFGNYFVKEESFKMPALDLPLDEKLALFCSRVNRANNVSVFRDGESLLLKGGLSFKELNELDLSKYDLKSSTFASNQDLDDSLIDKLIGGGVSKIILPGTKRSYWNDAIIQLGYDFSRLNN, from the coding sequence GTGAACATAAAGCGCGCATTCATAAGCGTTTATGACAAGACTGACATAGAGAAGCTCGGCCGGTATCTGGCAAAGAATGGTGTGGAGATAGTCGCGACAGATCACACGGCGGAGTACCTGGATTCTTTCGGGATTAAAGTGTCCAAAGTTGGTGATTACACAGGCTTCCCGCCTATTTTCGACGGTAGATTGAAGTCTTTGCATCCTAAAGTGATCGGCGGAGTCCTGGCGATACAGGATTCGAAGATACACCAGAGAGAGATGGAGAGCAACGGGATTCTTCCCTTCGATATGGTCGTGGTTAACCTGAAACCCTTCGATCTCGCCGTCGAAGAATCGCCCGAGGAGTCGAACCTTACCAAAGAGATCGATGTCAGTGGTCCGGCCTTGCTTATGGCGGCTGCGAAGAACCACAGGGACGTGGTGGCGATCTCCGATCATGGTGATTATGACGAGATAATAGAGAGCCTCGAGTTCTGCGGTGACGTTTTGCTTTTGAAGAGACGCAGATACGCGCTCAAGGCTATTTATTCGGTGATGCTTTACGTATCTTCGATTCATAAGGCGCTTTCGCAGATATTCGCCTCCGAGAAGTACGACTATACGATAATGGAGTATATAATGCCTCTGCTTTATGGGGACAACCCTTCACAGAAGGCCAATCTTCTGAAACTTTCCATCGAGCCGGGGCTGCTCGACGAGGTCCAGATCGGCAACCCTTCGGTCGGATTGAAGAAGTCGCAATTGAGAAACATAAACGTCTTCATGGAGCTCTATTACTACACAGACAATATATCGGTCTTTCTGGACAAGGGTAAGATCACGAAGGTATCGTCCGCGATGGTGCCCGGCGAGCTAGACTTCGGTGGACCCGACACTATGTTCGCCTCGACCTACGCGATAAGTGACGAGCTGATGATCGCCCTTCGCGAACGCGGCGTGGAGGCCTTCGGAGGAGTCTTCGATCGGGACGCCATAAGGACCGCGAGAAAAAACGACGTGATGATACTCACCATACCGGAGAGAGAGGCCGTCTCTCTGTCGAAGGAAGCTTATTCCGGTTTCGGGAATTACTTCGTCAAGGAGGAGTCCTTCAAAATGCCGGCTCTCGACCTTCCGCTTGACGAGAAACTCGCGCTTTTCTGCTCTCGCGTTAACCGCGCCAATAACGTCTCCGTTTTCAGAGATGGAGAGAGTCTCCTTCTGAAGGGCGGGCTCAGCTTCAAAGAGTTGAACGAACTGGATCTTTCAAAATACGATCTCAAAAGTTCCACGTTCGCCTCCAATCAGGATCTTGACGATAGTCTCATCGATAAGCTGATCGGGGGAGGAGTCTCGAAGATCATTCTCCCGGGTACGAAGAGAAGTTATTGGAACGACGCGATAATCCAGCTCGGTTACGACTTCTCCAGATTAAACAATTGA
- a CDS encoding WD40/YVTN/BNR-like repeat-containing protein, whose translation MKKLCVIGVVFALVIALLNSGCIPLEKLYGYSAWVVGDAAKDGKAMILYSDDSGGSWSRQGTDVLPEGDYLSDVYAVSMYEVWAVGSGGLLIKTTNGGKNWKVVDLPDELKAVDFAHISIFDSDIWLSGDKGLVVFSKDGGKGWTVADLPEGSQEYLLQGIHAINHNLVYAVGNKSAGAENGIVLRTEDSGLTWDRIVLPNDYNENGWIGVKATDENHVIIFGGKGHYAVTANGGKQWVAGGPLFWKDLNSLVMLDERTYWAACDFDTIIFTRDSGISWEEQPPAGMSNSFLLGIAALDRNHALIAGGSAGYPQFGKILRTVNGGQSWEVVLDGDECDVPLWHVAIAKHNYMAPLP comes from the coding sequence ATGAAGAAGCTATGCGTGATAGGGGTAGTTTTCGCTCTAGTTATTGCTCTTTTGAACAGCGGTTGCATACCGCTCGAAAAGCTGTACGGCTATTCCGCATGGGTCGTCGGGGACGCTGCTAAGGACGGCAAGGCTATGATACTGTATTCGGACGATTCAGGCGGGAGCTGGAGCCGCCAGGGTACGGATGTTCTCCCCGAAGGGGATTACCTGTCGGACGTGTACGCTGTGAGTATGTACGAGGTCTGGGCCGTCGGAAGCGGAGGCCTGTTGATCAAGACGACGAATGGTGGAAAAAACTGGAAAGTCGTCGATTTGCCGGATGAATTGAAAGCTGTCGATTTCGCGCACATTTCGATATTCGATAGTGATATCTGGCTTAGCGGGGACAAGGGACTGGTAGTGTTTTCGAAAGACGGAGGAAAAGGCTGGACCGTTGCCGATCTGCCCGAAGGCTCTCAGGAGTATCTTCTTCAGGGAATACACGCGATAAATCACAATCTCGTCTACGCCGTGGGAAACAAATCCGCGGGCGCCGAGAACGGCATCGTTCTGCGCACCGAAGACAGCGGTCTTACCTGGGACAGGATAGTTCTTCCGAATGACTACAACGAAAACGGCTGGATAGGAGTGAAGGCGACCGATGAAAACCACGTGATAATTTTCGGCGGAAAGGGACACTACGCGGTGACCGCCAACGGTGGGAAACAATGGGTTGCGGGCGGGCCACTCTTCTGGAAGGATCTCAACTCTCTGGTGATGCTCGATGAGAGGACTTACTGGGCGGCCTGCGACTTCGACACGATAATATTCACCAGAGACAGCGGCATAAGCTGGGAGGAGCAGCCACCGGCCGGAATGAGTAACTCTTTTTTACTCGGGATAGCCGCGCTGGACAGAAATCACGCACTCATAGCGGGAGGTTCTGCCGGATACCCGCAGTTCGGCAAGATACTGCGAACGGTCAACGGCGGGCAGAGCTGGGAGGTGGTCCTGGATGGCGACGAGTGTGATGTCCCACTGTGGCACGTGGCGATAGCCAAACACAATTACATGGCCCCTCTGCCATGA
- a CDS encoding dipeptidase has protein sequence MAMACTSIMVGKAASVDGSTMVTHTCDGSYDARIQIIPGGVHAEGETVSIYKGLCQAGIPGRTVTYVGEIPQAPVTYTYFHIGYPFMNEHQIIMGETTWSGKREIRNAQGWMTIEQLQVLALQRAKTAREAIQIMGELAEKYGYGDGGEGLTIIDGEEAWLFEIGGPGPFWSPGSEEPGAVWVAQRIPDDHVLVHANRSRIGEIDLENTDYFMASSNVISLAVELNLWDPNSGEPFRFYEAYCNKTAFYNTRREWRVLDLLAPSLELDPWAERYPLSVKPDHLVSVEELMMIKRDHYEGTEFDLTQGLAAGPFGNPNRYATAANQRPAGVNYDGWERAISMFRCSYVIVGQARSWMPPAIGGVVWFGEDAPHSTVFIPFYAGITSVPPSFSQGARDYFDRTSAWWAFNHVSNLADLRYDVAIKIIQTEASKFEKEFLANQPSIEKAALVLYEDNPALAIDFLTTYSNNAANRVVDRWWKLADELIYTLNDGYVNGSTAGYPTWWLEAVGYGDTTRR, from the coding sequence ATGGCAATGGCATGTACCTCAATCATGGTAGGTAAAGCGGCCTCCGTCGATGGCTCGACGATGGTTACCCACACCTGCGACGGCAGTTACGACGCCAGGATCCAGATAATCCCCGGTGGCGTGCACGCCGAAGGCGAAACTGTGAGCATCTACAAGGGTCTATGCCAGGCCGGTATTCCCGGAAGAACTGTTACCTACGTAGGCGAGATACCCCAGGCGCCCGTGACCTACACCTACTTCCATATCGGTTATCCCTTCATGAACGAGCACCAGATAATAATGGGCGAAACCACATGGAGTGGAAAGAGGGAAATAAGAAACGCTCAGGGATGGATGACGATCGAGCAGCTTCAGGTTCTCGCGCTCCAGAGAGCGAAGACAGCGAGGGAAGCCATCCAGATCATGGGTGAACTCGCCGAAAAGTACGGTTATGGTGACGGTGGCGAAGGCCTCACGATTATCGACGGCGAAGAAGCCTGGTTGTTCGAAATAGGTGGCCCCGGCCCATTCTGGTCTCCCGGCAGCGAAGAGCCCGGTGCGGTATGGGTAGCCCAGAGAATCCCCGACGATCACGTCCTGGTACATGCCAACAGATCAAGAATAGGTGAAATCGATCTGGAAAATACCGATTACTTCATGGCATCTTCAAACGTTATATCTCTGGCCGTAGAGCTTAACCTGTGGGACCCCAACAGCGGGGAGCCTTTCAGGTTCTACGAAGCTTACTGCAACAAGACGGCTTTCTACAACACACGCCGTGAGTGGAGAGTTCTCGATCTTCTGGCGCCGTCTCTGGAACTCGATCCGTGGGCGGAGAGATACCCGCTTTCCGTGAAGCCCGATCACCTGGTTTCCGTAGAGGAACTCATGATGATCAAGCGCGACCACTACGAAGGAACGGAATTCGACCTGACTCAGGGACTTGCGGCCGGACCTTTCGGCAACCCCAACAGATACGCCACGGCGGCCAACCAGAGACCTGCGGGCGTAAACTACGACGGATGGGAAAGAGCGATCTCCATGTTCAGATGCTCCTACGTTATTGTCGGTCAGGCCAGAAGCTGGATGCCGCCGGCGATCGGCGGAGTCGTCTGGTTCGGTGAAGACGCGCCACACTCCACCGTTTTCATCCCGTTCTACGCGGGGATCACGAGCGTTCCGCCTTCTTTCAGCCAGGGCGCGCGCGACTACTTCGACAGGACATCGGCATGGTGGGCCTTCAACCACGTTTCCAACCTGGCCGACCTGAGATACGATGTTGCGATCAAGATAATACAGACCGAGGCCAGCAAGTTCGAGAAGGAATTCCTTGCCAATCAGCCCAGCATCGAAAAGGCAGCCCTTGTGCTGTACGAAGACAACCCGGCTCTGGCAATCGACTTCCTCACGACTTACAGCAACAACGCTGCCAACAGAGTCGTCGACAGATGGTGGAAGCTCGCAGACGAACTGATTTACACCCTCAACGATGGATACGTCAACGGTTCGACGGCAGGCTACCCGACCTGGTGGCTCGAAGCTGTCGGTTACGGTGATACGACCAGAAGATAA